The nucleotide window GCGTCCGTAGCCGGTGCGCTTGCCGATGACATACGCGCCCACCAGGCCGGCGATCGCCGCGTTGATGTGCACGACGGTGCCACCGGCGAAGTCCAGCGCGCCCTTGGCCCACAGGTAGCCCGACTTGGCCAGCACCTCCGGCACCACCTCGTTGCTGGTGAACGCGTCCGGGCCGGGGAAGAACCACACCATGTGCGCCATCGGCAGGTAGGCGAAGGTGAACCACAACACGGTGAACAGCATCACCCCGGCGAACTTCACCCGCTCGGCGAACGCACCGACGATCAGCGCGCAGGTGATGCAGGCGAAGGCGCCCTGGAACACGAAGAACGCCAGTTCCGGAATGTAGACGCCCTTGGTGAACGTGGCGCCGATGGAGGATGCATTCAGACCCGCCGCGAACAGACGATCGGTGCCGCCGATGAACGGATTGCCCTCGGTGAACGCGAAGCTGTAGCCGTACACCGCCCACAGCACCGCCACCAGCGAGAACACGGCCAGGTTCTGGATCAGGATCGACAGCACGTTCTTCGAACGCACCAGGCCGCCGTAGAACAGCGCCAGGCCCGGCAGCGTCATGAAGATCACCAGCACCGCCGACACCAGCACCCACACGGTGTCGGGCTTGCTGATCGTGGGGGCCGGCGCCTCCTCGGCCGGGGCCTCTTCCGCGGCCACGGCATCGCCGGGAGCGACCGCGGCTTGCGCGGGCGCGAGGGCTTCGGCCGGGGCAGGCGCGGCCTCGGCGACGGGCGCCTCGGTCGCCGGTGCGGCGGCATCCTGCGCGACGGCCGCCGTGGCCACGCCCAGGGACATCAGGCCGCACAGCGCGGCCAGGCACAACACGTGCGCACGGGTCTTCCACCCGGAGAACAGTCGAGTCTTCATGTGGGGCTCCGAGTGTTAGAGCGCGTCCGCGCCGACTTCGCCGGTGCGGATGCGGATGACCTGGTCGATGGTGGTGACGAAGATCTTGCCGTCGCCGATCTTGCCGGTGCCGGCGGCCTGCTGGATGGCCTCGATGACGGCCTCCAGGCGCTCGTCGGTGACGACGGTCTCGATCTTGATCTTGGGCAGGAAATCGACGACGTACTCGGCGCCGCGGTACAGCTCGGTGTGGCCCTTCTGCCGGCCGAAGCCTTTCACTTCGGTCACGGTGATGCCGGACACGCCCGCCTGCGACAAGGACTCTCGGACCTCGTCGAGCTTGAACGGCCGGATGATGGCGGTGATCAGTTTCATGCGCATACCCCGATGGTGGATGGAACCGGCCGACCGAAGCCGGCCGGCGGTTTCAAAGCACCCGTGCGCGCAACCCTCTGGCGGCGTGCACGTTGTCGGTGCGGAGCGATGCATGAACCGCATCCGTGCCCGCCGCGATCGGTTGCGGCGGGAGCGGATGACGTGGGAGGGAGCAGCGGTTCATGGACCTCTCCTGTGTTTCCCCAGGTACAGCGTTGGTGCGATCTCCAGGAATCGAAGACGGGTGTTGCCCCGGTTCCCCAACCGGGCCGACGCATCGGCGGGCGATGCGTCGGAGAAGGTGCGGCGATGGCGACGGGTGGGAGGGGAGATCCGTCGCCATCGCCGCGAAACCTCAGCGTCCGCCGACCGTGCCGCCGGGGACCGGTGCACGGTCCCCGGC belongs to Pseudoxanthomonas sp. F37 and includes:
- a CDS encoding P-II family nitrogen regulator, encoding MKLITAIIRPFKLDEVRESLSQAGVSGITVTEVKGFGRQKGHTELYRGAEYVVDFLPKIKIETVVTDERLEAVIEAIQQAAGTGKIGDGKIFVTTIDQVIRIRTGEVGADAL
- a CDS encoding ammonium transporter; the protein is MKTRLFSGWKTRAHVLCLAALCGLMSLGVATAAVAQDAAAPATEAPVAEAAPAPAEALAPAQAAVAPGDAVAAEEAPAEEAPAPTISKPDTVWVLVSAVLVIFMTLPGLALFYGGLVRSKNVLSILIQNLAVFSLVAVLWAVYGYSFAFTEGNPFIGGTDRLFAAGLNASSIGATFTKGVYIPELAFFVFQGAFACITCALIVGAFAERVKFAGVMLFTVLWFTFAYLPMAHMVWFFPGPDAFTSNEVVPEVLAKSGYLWAKGALDFAGGTVVHINAAIAGLVGAYVIGKRTGYGREAIKPHNLTLTMVGASILWVGWFGFNAGSALEAGGVAAIAFVNTFLATAAAVVAWLLVEWVTKGKPSLLGAASGAVAGLVAITPAAGLVGLNGALAIGAIAGVLCLWGVSGLKKLLGADDSLDVFGVHGVGGITGALLTGVFAAPSLGGAGIWDYVTETGVAEYSIGSQVWIQAQGVLITVVLSSVVALVSYLIVKYTVGLRVSEEAEREGLDITSHGESAYEA